In Aegilops tauschii subsp. strangulata cultivar AL8/78 chromosome 3, Aet v6.0, whole genome shotgun sequence, one genomic interval encodes:
- the LOC109777870 gene encoding uncharacterized protein isoform X1: MGKGKADGVGFLRKVVGLPSQSGRARNPPPRLLDDDSSQGGRGRGAPRGGGGGGRAPRGRGGGGRGQKERTLTDLGVLSSRPSSSEVPSSSEVPSSGEEEDEDEAGEEEEVRDGAEEEVEEEDEEEEDEEEVGEGEAGEEEGGGGDDCAGGEGVDNKGWLHGNAKLPKQVPATEEQKWLIEPTGKDNWIYSKGVRIPNGLITVLLKLHWPGLYCPDPVRHPNHRVLATSWEHWEAALHADHGTHAKAVITTFWKFYRVLPEHRARADQIVLRQCKKKARQMQYEVCYVAISTYHHDYLGVKMTKEDARRMGITLERDEFLKVLPNWCYGKDESWAALVDLWCDEAGAWAAMRVKNKANRGKEGVHAQGNRNHYLHKAVNEEKQKRPLSHMQAWEIAHTRKDPKPGEPKYYGKKTAHRKKAYSDGYLALHPDTPDPIAADLDERVVVGMGPKDHGREAVLDAVITPTISYTQLRRIDLTLSQRPSTPMSSAPSLSLFQEQQTISLHGVHTPGDHGVARPPSCIPSAEGSPDAARFSGNGGRQVSSIAISRGSSSTTNVADL; this comes from the exons ATGGGCAAGGGGAAGGCCGACGGCGTGGGTTTCCTACGCAAGGTCGTTGGCCTGCCTAGTCAGAGTGGTCGAGCACGTAATCCTCCCCCCCGGCTACTTGACGATGACTCCTCACagggaggtcgagggagaggtgcccctagaggaggagggggcggggggagagcccctagagggcgaggtggtgggggtcgcggccagaaagagcgcaccctcaccgacttaggggtgttgtcttcgaggccatcctctagtgaggtaccctcctctagtgaggtaccctcatctggtgaggaggaggacgaggacgaggcaggcgaggaggaggaggttcgggatggggccgaggaggaggtggaggaggaggacgaggaggaggaggatgaggaggaggttggggagggggaggcaggcgaggaggagggtggtggcggggatgattgtgctggcggggagggggttgacaacaaggggtggctgcatggtaacgcaaagctaccaaagcaggttcctgctactgaggagcagaagtggctcattgagcccacggggaaaga caactggatatattctaaaggggtccgtattcccaacggcctcatcaccgtcttgctaaagttacactggccggggttgtactgtccggatccagtcaggcacccgaaccatcgggtcttggccacgagctgggagcactgggaagcggccctccacgcggaccatgggacccatgccaaggccgtgatcaccactttctgg aaattctatcgagttctcccggagcacagggccagagcggaccagatcgtgctgcgccaatgcaagaagaaggcccgccagatgcagtacgaggtgtgctatgtggccatctcgacataccatcacgactatcttggtgtgaagatgaccaaggaagacgcgcggaggatgggcattaccttggagagggacgagttcttgaag gtgttaccaaattggtgttatggaaaagacgagtcctgggcggcattggtggatctttggtgtgatgaggctggagcctgggcggctatgagagtcaaaaacaaggctaaccgagggaaggagggagtacatgctcagggaaaccgaaaccactatctccacaaggcagttaat GAGGAGAAACAGAAGCGGCCGCTCTCACACATGCAGGCGTGGGAGATCGCCCATACGCGGAAGGACCCCAAGCCTGGCGAGCCCAAGTACTACGGCAAGAAGACCGCGCATAGGAAGAAGGCCTACTCCGATGGGTATCTGGCGTTACATCCTGACACACCTGACCCCATTGCGGCGGATCTGGACGAAAGGGTGGTGGTGGGCATGGGGCCGAAGGATCACGGTCGGGAGGCGGTTCTCGATGCTGTGATCACTCCTACTATCTCCTACACACAGCTCCGTCGGATCGACCTGACCCTGAGCCAGCGCCCGAGCACGCCCATGAGCAGTGCACCGTCACTGTCCCTCTTTCAGGAGCAGCAAACTATAA GCCTACATGGAGTACACACGccaggagaccatggcgtggcaCGACCGCCTTCATGCATACCATCAGCAGAGGGATCGCCAGATGCAGCACGCTTTTCAGGAAATGGCGGCCGACAGGTGTCCTCAATAGCCATCAGCAGAGGGTCCTCCAGCACAACCAACGTTGCTGACCTTTGA
- the LOC109777870 gene encoding uncharacterized protein isoform X2: MGKGKADGVGFLRKVVGLPSQSGRARNPPPRLLDDDSSQGGRGRGAPRGGGGGGRAPRGRGGGGRGQKERTLTDLGVLSSRPSSSEVPSSSEVPSSGEEEDEDEAGEEEEVRDGAEEEVEEEDEEEEDEEEVGEGEAGEEEGGGGDDCAGGEGVDNKGWLHGNAKLPKQVPATEEQKWLIEPTGKDNWIYSKGVRIPNGLITVLLKLHWPGLYCPDPVRHPNHRVLATSWEHWEAALHADHGTHAKAVITTFWKFYRVLPEHRARADQIVLRQCKKKARQMQYEVCYVAISTYHHDYLGVKMTKEDARRMGITLERDEFLKVLPNWCYGKDESWAALVDLWCDEAGAWAAMRVKNKANRGKEGVHAQGNRNHYLHKAVNAWEIAHTRKDPKPGEPKYYGKKTAHRKKAYSDGYLALHPDTPDPIAADLDERVVVGMGPKDHGREAVLDAVITPTISYTQLRRIDLTLSQRPSTPMSSAPSLSLFQEQQTISLHGVHTPGDHGVARPPSCIPSAEGSPDAARFSGNGGRQVSSIAISRGSSSTTNVADL, encoded by the exons ATGGGCAAGGGGAAGGCCGACGGCGTGGGTTTCCTACGCAAGGTCGTTGGCCTGCCTAGTCAGAGTGGTCGAGCACGTAATCCTCCCCCCCGGCTACTTGACGATGACTCCTCACagggaggtcgagggagaggtgcccctagaggaggagggggcggggggagagcccctagagggcgaggtggtgggggtcgcggccagaaagagcgcaccctcaccgacttaggggtgttgtcttcgaggccatcctctagtgaggtaccctcctctagtgaggtaccctcatctggtgaggaggaggacgaggacgaggcaggcgaggaggaggaggttcgggatggggccgaggaggaggtggaggaggaggacgaggaggaggaggatgaggaggaggttggggagggggaggcaggcgaggaggagggtggtggcggggatgattgtgctggcggggagggggttgacaacaaggggtggctgcatggtaacgcaaagctaccaaagcaggttcctgctactgaggagcagaagtggctcattgagcccacggggaaaga caactggatatattctaaaggggtccgtattcccaacggcctcatcaccgtcttgctaaagttacactggccggggttgtactgtccggatccagtcaggcacccgaaccatcgggtcttggccacgagctgggagcactgggaagcggccctccacgcggaccatgggacccatgccaaggccgtgatcaccactttctgg aaattctatcgagttctcccggagcacagggccagagcggaccagatcgtgctgcgccaatgcaagaagaaggcccgccagatgcagtacgaggtgtgctatgtggccatctcgacataccatcacgactatcttggtgtgaagatgaccaaggaagacgcgcggaggatgggcattaccttggagagggacgagttcttgaag gtgttaccaaattggtgttatggaaaagacgagtcctgggcggcattggtggatctttggtgtgatgaggctggagcctgggcggctatgagagtcaaaaacaaggctaaccgagggaaggagggagtacatgctcagggaaaccgaaaccactatctccacaaggcagttaat GCGTGGGAGATCGCCCATACGCGGAAGGACCCCAAGCCTGGCGAGCCCAAGTACTACGGCAAGAAGACCGCGCATAGGAAGAAGGCCTACTCCGATGGGTATCTGGCGTTACATCCTGACACACCTGACCCCATTGCGGCGGATCTGGACGAAAGGGTGGTGGTGGGCATGGGGCCGAAGGATCACGGTCGGGAGGCGGTTCTCGATGCTGTGATCACTCCTACTATCTCCTACACACAGCTCCGTCGGATCGACCTGACCCTGAGCCAGCGCCCGAGCACGCCCATGAGCAGTGCACCGTCACTGTCCCTCTTTCAGGAGCAGCAAACTATAA GCCTACATGGAGTACACACGccaggagaccatggcgtggcaCGACCGCCTTCATGCATACCATCAGCAGAGGGATCGCCAGATGCAGCACGCTTTTCAGGAAATGGCGGCCGACAGGTGTCCTCAATAGCCATCAGCAGAGGGTCCTCCAGCACAACCAACGTTGCTGACCTTTGA